A window of Cloacibacillus sp. An23 genomic DNA:
TCTTCGTCGTCTCGAAAAGCTGATCTTCGGTCGCGGCCTTCACGGCGTTGACAGACGAGAGTATGCCTCCGCCGCGCGCGAGTATCTCGAGATAGGGAAGTCCGGCGAGGCGCATGCCGAACTCGTCCTCGCGCCGTTTTGCGAAACACATGTGCGTGTGCGGGTCTACGAAACCCGGAACTACGCAGGCCCCGCCGAAGTCCTTTTCCAAGGCGACCTCGCATGGGCATACGTTTTTGAGTATTTCGTCCTCTTCGCCTATTTTTTCTATGATTCCGCCTGCGACGAGCATAGCGGCCTTCTTTATCTCTTTGACGTTCGCCTGTTCCTTTCCGGCCAGCGGACGGCCTCCGTCTACGGGGGTGAAGAGGCGCATGTTGCGGTAAAGCTTTTTAGTTCCCATTATTCAGCATCCTTTCCCATAAGCTCAAGCAGGCGCAGCTCAAGCACCTGCTCGGGGTCGAAGCCCGCTATCTGAAGATAATACGACGCGCTTTCGAGTATCGCGTTCACCGGTATCATGCCGTAGACCTCCGTCTCGAGCACATCGACGCCCCAGCGCTTCGCCTCCATGCGTATCGTTTCGAGCACGCGGTAGAGCGAATTCTTTTCGTAGTCAACGAGGTTCATGCTGACCTGAGAGATGCCGCGCTCCTCAAGCGCGAGGCCGATGCCTTTGACGTGGCAGAAGCCGCCCGACGACGCGCGGACAGCCGTCGCTATCTTCTTCGCTATATTCACGTCCGGCGTGTTGAGGTTGACGTTGAAGGCTACTAGGAATTTACGCGCGCCGATGACCGTCGCTCCGGCTGTGGGGTGGAGACATGCCTCGCCTATATCGGGCCTGCGGTCGGGGTTGGTCTTGGCCTCCTCCTTAAGCACCTCGTACTGGCCTTTGCGTATTACTTCGAGACGCTTGCGCTCCGGGCGCAGCGCCGCGTCCTCGTAGAAGTAGACGGGGACGCCAGTCTCCTTATAGTAGAGTTCACCGAAGCTGTGCGCCAGCTCGATGCATTCCTCCATAGTTATTCCCTTGACTGGCGTGAAAGGAACGACGTCTACAGCCCCGATGCGCGGGTGCCCGCCTTGGTGCGCGTTCATGTCTATGTGCTTCAGGGCAGTTTTTGCGGCGTCGAGCAGCGCTTCCTGTATCGGAGCGGGAGCTCCGACCAGGCTGACGACGAGGCGGTTGTGATCCTCGTCGGCGCGGTGGTCGAGAAGGTAGACTCCGCGCCTGCCCTTGAAGCAGCTTACTATTTCATCTATGACGTCCTGTCTCCTGCCTTCACTGAAATTCGGTACGCATTCAATCAACTGCATTTAGCCGTCACGCCTTTCACTGTGTATATATGAGAACCCATACGGATATAGTATAACTTTTCGCGCATAAAATAAATGTAAAAAGCGGACGGGCCGCTTTTTACATTTAACGTGCGGTTATATTTTGCCGCTTTTGGGGAGATTTATTTGAGCTCGCCGATTTCCTTCTCGACCGCTTCGACTATCGCGCCGTTCTCGACCAGCTCGAGCGATTTCAGAAGAAGCGGCTGCATGAACTGGTCCTTCTCGTAGAACGGCACGTGCTTGCGGAATTCGGCGTGCGCGGCGCCGGAGCCCTTGCCGGGCTTCAGCGGGGCGCGGAAGTCCATGCCCTGCGCCGCGTTGACCATCTCTATCGCGATAACGCGGTTCGTGTTGTTGAGTATCTGGCGTGCCTTGCGCGCGCTGTAGCCGCCCATCGAGACGTGGTCCTCCTGGTTCGCCGACGTCGGTATAGAGTCGACGACCGATGGATGGGCGAGCACCTTGTTTTCGGAGACGAGGGCCGCAGCGGTGTACTGCGGGATCATGAAGCCGCTGTTGACGCCGCTGTCGGAGACGAGGAACGGCGGCAGGTCGGAGAGCTTGTGATCCACCATGCGCGCGACGCGGCGCTCAGCGATATTGGCGAACTCGGCCGCCGCTATGCCGAAGAAGTCCATCGCCATAGCCATCGGCTGCCCGTGGAAGTTGCCGCCGCTCACGGCGTCGCCGTCCTTATGGAAGATTATCGGGTTGTCGGTGACGGAATTGATCTCTATTTCTATCTTTTCCTTGACGTAGGCTATCGCGTCGCGGCTCGCGCCGTGTACCTGCGGCAGGCAGCGCAGCGAGTAGGCGTCCTGAACGCGGTCCTTTTTATATGCTTCGACGATCTCGCTGCCCTCGAGCAGGCGGCGCATATTTTCGGCTACGATTCCCTGTCCAACCTGGGGGCGAAGGTCGTGCGTCCTCTTGTCGAAGGCGTATGGGACGGCGTGAAGCGCCTCGGCCGACATCGAAGCCGCTATGTCGGCGTTCTTCTCCATGTTGATGCCGTCCACGACGCAGAGCGCCGCGACGGCGTTCATTACGGTCGTGCCGTTGTTGAGCGCGAGGCCCTCCTTGGGCTGGAGCTCGACCGGCTTCATGCCGGCCTTGACGAGCGCCTCGGAGGCCGGCATCGTCTTGCCCTGATAGACTACGTTGCCGTGGCCGATGAGGGTTATCGCGACGTGCGAGAGCGGGCAGAGGTCGCCGCTCGCTCCGACGGAGCCCTGCGTCGGCACGACGGGGTGGATGCCGAGGTTGAGATAATCGACCATCTGCTGGAGCGTCTCTAGACTGATGCCGGAGTATCCGCGCGAGAGCGTGTTGATGCGGAGCAGCATTATCGCGCGCACGACGTCCTCGGGGTAAGGTTCGCCGAAGCCGCAGGAGTGGCTTAGAAGAAGGTTCTCCTGGAGCTGGCGGCATTTGTCGCGCGGTATGACTACCGTCGATAGGTCGCCGAAGCCTGTCGTGATGCCGTAGACGACGCGGCCTTCGTCCGCCCATTCGAGTACGGCCTTAGCGCATTCCTTGACCAGCTTCTTCGCCTCGGGAGTTATTTCCACCTTATAACCTTTGCGAGCCACGTTCACGACGTCCTGCAGCGTGAGAGACTTTCCGTCCAAATAGACTGTCGACATAATATTTCCTCCTTAATCTGTTTATTACTTCTCTAGCGATATGTTATAATTTTCTAAATCTTAAATCTCGCTCGACGTTTTGCCGAGGAGAACTTGTTTCACACTTTAAAGCTTTTTGATCCTAAAATTTTGCGCTACAATTAGTATAATATGAAACGCGGCGAAGTCAAGAAGAAAAAACGAAAAAGCCGCAGCGGCGTAAAAAAGTGTAAAAAACGTTTTTTACGTTTATTTTATAAACGAGCTGTATCATCTTCTCAGATTATGAAAAAAGGCGACGGGCCTTAAATTTTGATGAATACATGGAGGAATAAGATCATGCATGACGCGTCAGGCAAAGCGCTTGAACTGAGGCTTGAGTTCCCGAACGGGCTGCCGGAGATGCCGGAGTTCGAACCGGGTATAAGAAGGGCTCCGAACAGGGGCCAGGTGCTCAACGACAAGGAAGTCGTGCTTGCGCTCAAGAACGCGCTGCGCTATATCCCGGTCGAGTACCACAAGGAGCTGGCTCCCGAGTTCCTCAAGGAATATCAGGAGCACGGACGCATCTACGGCTACCGCTTCCGCCCGAAAGGAAAGCTCTACGGCAAGCCTATAGACGAATACAAAGGGAAGTGCATCGAAGGCAAGGCCATCCAGGTAATGATAGACAATAACCTCGACTTCGACGTGGCGCTCTATCCATACGAGCTCGTCACTTATGGCGAGACGGGGCAGGTTTGCCAGAACTGGATGCAGTACCTCCTTATAAAGAAATATCTTGAGATAGTCACCGAGGACCAGACGCTCGTCGTGCAGTCGGGACATCCGCTCGGGCTGTTCCGCTCGCATCCCTCCGCGCCGCGCGTCATTCTCACGAACGGCCTTATGGTCGGTCTCTTCGACGACCCGGAGAACTTCCGCCGCGCGACCGCGCTCGGCGTAGCCAACTACGGACAGATGACCGCCGGCGGCTGGATGTACATAGGGCCGCAGGGGATAGTCCACGGAACGTACAACACGCTGCTCAACGCCGGGCGCAAGAAGTTCCACCTCGCAGAAGGCAAGGGGTTGGCGGGACATCTCTTTATTTCGTCGGGATTGGGCGGAATGAGCGGAGCGCAGCCGAAAGCCGCTGAGATAGCCGGGGCCGCCGCGATAATCGCCGAGGTAGACCCGTCGCGCATCGAAACGCGCCACAGCCAGGGCTGGGTCAGCAAAAGGACGAAAGACCTCGCCGAAGCCTTCAAGTGGGCGGAGGAAGCGATGGCCGAGGGCAAGCCGCTCTCCATAGCCTACGAGGGCAACATTGTAGACCTTCTCCAGTACGCTCTCGACAACGATAAAAAGGTCGAGCTTCTCTCCGACCAGACATCCTGCCACGCCGTCTACGACGGAGGCTACTGCCCGCAGGGAATCAGCTTTGAGGAAAGAACGCGCCTTCTCGCCGAGGATCACGACGAATTCGTCCGCCTCGTAGACAAGACGCTCAAAAAGCACTACGAGCTCATCAAGGCCCTCGTCGCCAAAGGAGCCTACTTCTTTGACTACGGCAACGCCTTCATGCGCGCCGTCTTCGATTCCGGCGTGAAGGAAATCGCAAAGAACGGCGAAAACACCTTCGAAGGCTTCATCTTCCCCTCCTATGTCGAGGACATCATGGGGCCGCTCCTCTTCGACTACGGCTACGGCCCGTTCCGTTGGTGCTGCCTCTCGCGCAATCCAGAGGATCTCATCAAGACCGACCACGCCGCGATGGAATGCATCGACAAAGACCGCCGCTTCCAGGACCACGACAACTGGGTTTGGATCCGCGACGCGGAAAAGAACAAGCTCGTCGTCGGTACGCAGTGCCGCATCCTTTACCAGGACGAGGAAGGCCGTATGAAGATAGCTCTCAAGTTCAACGAAATGGTCCGCAACGGCGAAATCGGCCCCGTCATGCTCGGACGCGACCACCACGACGTATCCGGCACGGACTCGCCTTTCCGCGAGACTTCGAACATCTACGACGGAAGCAACGTCATGGCTGAAATGGCTATTCACTGCTTCGCCGGGAACTGCGCCCGCGGCATGAGCATGGTAGCTCTCCACAACGGCGGCGGAGTCGGAACCGGCAAAGCAATCAACGGAGGCTTCGGGCTTGTGCTCGACGGAAGCGAAAGAGTGGACAGGATAATCCTCGAGTCCATGAGCTGGGACGTCATGAGCGGAGTCGCGAGACGCGCCTGGGCGAGAAACGAGCACGCGATCGAGACCGTAGAGGCCTTCAACGCGAAACGCAGCGACGGACACATCACGCTTCCATACATCGCCGACGACGCATATCTGACGGAGCTTGTAGCGAAGAGCAAGTAATACAGAAAAATCATCTTTGAGCAACGGCATCGGACGGGGACATTCCCCCGTCCGATGTTTTATAATACGGCGAAGCTGCCGCCGCCGGCTGGAAAGAGAATCATTTGACAGAACGCCGGATATACTGTGACCTAGCTATATTGTCGGAGAAAACCGCCGCGGCAGAAGGACTCCGCAAAGCGTAGACATACGCTTCGCCTTTTGGCGTACGCCGCTGGATACGCAAAAATTCCACTCAGTCCGGCTCACGCATGTTATCGTCTAGCATAACGTTATCAAATTTATAAGACGTATGTGTATTTTTATATCGTAAATTAATCCGCATGTTTCTTGCGCTGCGGGGCGCCTGTGGTTATTATTCTGCTGCGTAGCGACGCTCGGACTTGTGCGCGTCTGCGTCCTGAAACGCGAAAGATAGGAAAGAGGCGGCATATAATGAAGATAACTATGCTCGGAACCGGCAACGCGACCGTCACGGAATGCTATAATACTTGCTTCGTGCTGCACGACGGCGCGAAGCTGTTCCTCGTCGACGGCGGGGGAGGCAACACTCTGCTGCGGAGGCTCAAGCTTGCGGGAATCGACTGGAAGAATGTGCGCGACATCTTCGTGACGCACAAGCACATCGACCATCTGCTCGGAATAATTTGGATGATGCGGATGATATGCCAGAACATGAGCCGGGGAAATTACGAGGGCGAAGCGCGCGTCTACGGGCACGACGAGGTCATATCCATACTCTGCGATATGGCGAAAACTCTGCTCGGCGCGAAAGAGGCGGCGTGCATAGGAGAAGGGCTGAAGCTGATAACGGCCGGCGACGGCGAAGAGCGCGAAATCATAGGCCGAAAGGTATCCTTCTTCGATATTCGTTCGACGAAGGCAAAGCAGTTCGGGTTTTCAATGGAGCTTGACGGCGGCGGGAAGCTCACGTGCTGCGGCGACGAGCCATACAACGAATGCGAACGGAAATACGCAGAGGGAAGCAGATGGCTGCTGCACGAGGCGTTTTGCCTGCACTCGCAGGCGGAAATATTCCGTCCGTATGAAAAGCACCACTCGACCGTCAAGGACGCCTGCGAGCTGGCCGAGCGTCTGAACGTCGAAAATCTCATCCTTTACCATACGGAAGATAAAAACATCAAAAACCGCCGCGAGCTCTATACTGAGGAAGGAAAGAGATATTACCGCGGCCGTCTCTACGTCCTGGACGACATGGAAGTCATTGAGCTGTAAAACAAAAATAGCGGACGGAAGATTAAATATATAACGTTATCGATTTTATAAGACACATAAAACTTATGTAAAAAGAGCCGAGGCTCCGGCGTACGCCGTTAAGTCCCGGCTCTTTCTGTTTTCGGCTGCTTTAAGCTAAAAGCTTACCAGTTCTTGGCCTGGATCTCGAAGTACGCCTGCGGATGCTGGCAGACCGGGCACTTCTCGGGAGCCTTGTCGAGTTCAAAAACGGCTCCGCAGTTGCGGCACTTCCAGAAGAGCTTGCCGTTCTTAGCGAAGACGGTGCCGTCCTCGACGTTCTTCGCGAGAGCGCGGTAACGGGCCTCGTGCTCGGCCTCAACCTTCGCTATGCCTTCGAACATAACGGCGAGGTCGTTGAATCCCTCTTCGCGGGCGTCCTTCGCCATGCGCGGATACATTTCAGCCCACTCTCCATGCTCTCCGGCAGCCGCCGCGAGGAGGTTGGCGAGCGTGTCGCCTATGCCACCGAGGGCCTTGAACTCGAGCTTCGCGTGCTCTTTCTCGTTGTCCGCCGTCTCCTGGAAGATGGCTGCTATCTGCTCGTAACCTTCCTTTTTGGCCACCGAGGCGAAATAGGTGTACTTGTTGCGCGCCTGCGATTCTCCGGCAAAAGCTTCCCAAAGATTCTTCTCTGTTTTGCTTCCCTTAAGCTCCATAATAATTCCTCCTATGAGTTAGAGTTGCCACACATAGCTATATTGTATAACCATAACGGAAATAATCAAGAAAGTAATCTGATGTTTTACAAATTAACGCCAATCTGTTAAAGAAAAAGGAAGCAATAGTAAACATAATTAATTTTAGACGCTGCTATAAATATTTATAATTATGGTACAATCGTATAGGAGACATTGCCATTTATCTAAAAATATTGCGTCGCATATCGGAGGGGTGAAGAGCGTGGAGGTTAAAAACCGTTCGATATTCTAT
This region includes:
- the ftcD gene encoding glutamate formimidoyltransferase → MQLIECVPNFSEGRRQDVIDEIVSCFKGRRGVYLLDHRADEDHNRLVVSLVGAPAPIQEALLDAAKTALKHIDMNAHQGGHPRIGAVDVVPFTPVKGITMEECIELAHSFGELYYKETGVPVYFYEDAALRPERKRLEVIRKGQYEVLKEEAKTNPDRRPDIGEACLHPTAGATVIGARKFLVAFNVNLNTPDVNIAKKIATAVRASSGGFCHVKGIGLALEERGISQVSMNLVDYEKNSLYRVLETIRMEAKRWGVDVLETEVYGMIPVNAILESASYYLQIAGFDPEQVLELRLLELMGKDAE
- the hutH gene encoding histidine ammonia-lyase; the encoded protein is MSTVYLDGKSLTLQDVVNVARKGYKVEITPEAKKLVKECAKAVLEWADEGRVVYGITTGFGDLSTVVIPRDKCRQLQENLLLSHSCGFGEPYPEDVVRAIMLLRINTLSRGYSGISLETLQQMVDYLNLGIHPVVPTQGSVGASGDLCPLSHVAITLIGHGNVVYQGKTMPASEALVKAGMKPVELQPKEGLALNNGTTVMNAVAALCVVDGINMEKNADIAASMSAEALHAVPYAFDKRTHDLRPQVGQGIVAENMRRLLEGSEIVEAYKKDRVQDAYSLRCLPQVHGASRDAIAYVKEKIEIEINSVTDNPIIFHKDGDAVSGGNFHGQPMAMAMDFFGIAAAEFANIAERRVARMVDHKLSDLPPFLVSDSGVNSGFMIPQYTAAALVSENKVLAHPSVVDSIPTSANQEDHVSMGGYSARKARQILNNTNRVIAIEMVNAAQGMDFRAPLKPGKGSGAAHAEFRKHVPFYEKDQFMQPLLLKSLELVENGAIVEAVEKEIGELK
- a CDS encoding urocanate hydratase; amino-acid sequence: MHDASGKALELRLEFPNGLPEMPEFEPGIRRAPNRGQVLNDKEVVLALKNALRYIPVEYHKELAPEFLKEYQEHGRIYGYRFRPKGKLYGKPIDEYKGKCIEGKAIQVMIDNNLDFDVALYPYELVTYGETGQVCQNWMQYLLIKKYLEIVTEDQTLVVQSGHPLGLFRSHPSAPRVILTNGLMVGLFDDPENFRRATALGVANYGQMTAGGWMYIGPQGIVHGTYNTLLNAGRKKFHLAEGKGLAGHLFISSGLGGMSGAQPKAAEIAGAAAIIAEVDPSRIETRHSQGWVSKRTKDLAEAFKWAEEAMAEGKPLSIAYEGNIVDLLQYALDNDKKVELLSDQTSCHAVYDGGYCPQGISFEERTRLLAEDHDEFVRLVDKTLKKHYELIKALVAKGAYFFDYGNAFMRAVFDSGVKEIAKNGENTFEGFIFPSYVEDIMGPLLFDYGYGPFRWCCLSRNPEDLIKTDHAAMECIDKDRRFQDHDNWVWIRDAEKNKLVVGTQCRILYQDEEGRMKIALKFNEMVRNGEIGPVMLGRDHHDVSGTDSPFRETSNIYDGSNVMAEMAIHCFAGNCARGMSMVALHNGGGVGTGKAINGGFGLVLDGSERVDRIILESMSWDVMSGVARRAWARNEHAIETVEAFNAKRSDGHITLPYIADDAYLTELVAKSK
- a CDS encoding MBL fold metallo-hydrolase — protein: MKITMLGTGNATVTECYNTCFVLHDGAKLFLVDGGGGNTLLRRLKLAGIDWKNVRDIFVTHKHIDHLLGIIWMMRMICQNMSRGNYEGEARVYGHDEVISILCDMAKTLLGAKEAACIGEGLKLITAGDGEEREIIGRKVSFFDIRSTKAKQFGFSMELDGGGKLTCCGDEPYNECERKYAEGSRWLLHEAFCLHSQAEIFRPYEKHHSTVKDACELAERLNVENLILYHTEDKNIKNRRELYTEEGKRYYRGRLYVLDDMEVIEL
- the rbr gene encoding rubrerythrin codes for the protein MELKGSKTEKNLWEAFAGESQARNKYTYFASVAKKEGYEQIAAIFQETADNEKEHAKLEFKALGGIGDTLANLLAAAAGEHGEWAEMYPRMAKDAREEGFNDLAVMFEGIAKVEAEHEARYRALAKNVEDGTVFAKNGKLFWKCRNCGAVFELDKAPEKCPVCQHPQAYFEIQAKNW